A segment of the Polyangiaceae bacterium genome:
GAATTTGGTAGATGCGGCTGTCACCCACCTGAGCCGTCACGACGAAGCCATTCAGGCTCATCATCGCCGTGATGGTCGTGCCCATGCCGCTCTTGCCCTTGTCCATCTCTCCGATGGCGTACACCATGTAGGTCGCCGCCTGGACGGCGCCTTCCAGCAGGCGTGAAGCGGCGGCCAGGGTGCGCTCGTCAGGCACCTCGTGGGGTCGGAGCTCCGCCTTCCCACGCTTCACCATGCCGTACACGGTGTCGATGGCCTCTTGGCTGGCGACTTCACCCGCAGCGTGACCGCCCATGCCGTCGGCTACGACCCATAGCCCGAGCTGGTCATCGCGCATGTACGCGTCCTCGTTGATTTCCCTACGACGACCAACGTCAGTTGCTCCATACGAAAGGAGCATGAGCGGGTCGGACGGTTCGCTCATCGTCTCGTAGCCTACGAGAAACCCCAATCCCGGGGAAGCGCATCTTGACGCCACGCCTCAGGATTTCAGACTCGGGGCGGAGTACAGTGCGGCGCTGTGAGATCGGGGCCGTCAGGCGCCGGTTGGTTCAGAGCCGGGTGGTGGGGTGATTGATTGAAGGCTGCAAGTTTCGTCGTGGAGGCCCATAGCGCGGCCAAGGTCGTGAAGGCTCTGGAGAGCTGCGTCGAGCGGCTGCGTGGACCGCATTGGCCGAGTCCCGCGGGCACAGAGCCGCTGGAGAATTCCTCGAAGGGAGCGGCGCTTGTGTTCGTATGTGGGCAACTGGCGCAGGTGCTACCAGAACTGGCGGAGGGGATCGCAGCCGCCAAGCTTGGGATCCCCGTGTTGATCGCAGCCGGTACCGCAGTACTGACTCAAGCTGGCGAGGTCGAAGACCAGTCAGCAGCCTCGGGCCTGGTTTGGACCGGAGGTCGCGCAGAGCCCGTGTGCGTCGACAGCCGCAGCCCCGAAGACCTCGGGGAAACGCTCAGCCGCATGATCCAGGACCGCACGGCAAAGACGGCGCCGACCGTCCTGTTGTTTCCCCGCAGCGAAGGCTTCTCCCCGGAGGCCCTGAGTCCACTCTACGAGTCTAGGGGAACGCCTCACGTCTTCGGCGGCGGGACCATCGGCCCGCACGGGGCCTACCTGGTTCCGGCCCACGGAGCGCCAACGACGGGCAGCGCTTGCCTGCTGTTTTTACGCGGGATCTCCCCGCCTCAGCTACGAACCTCACCCGCCTGTCGGCTACTCACGCCGCTGCGTCCCGTCACCGAAGTGCGTGGCCCGATGGTGCTGGAGATCGACGGAGAACCAGCCCTCGATGTGCTCAGTGAGGCCGGACAGGAGCTCGGCGAGGAGCGGCTGATGTTCGTGGCGCTGGCGCCCGAGGAGGGCGGCGCCCCAACCCTTGGCGGCCGCGCGGACGTGATCCTGCGGGGAGTTCAGGGCGTCGATCCGGTGCGGCGTGGGATCCTCGTGAGCGACGAAGTGCGAGAAGGAATGCGGCTGGGCCTCGCAGTGCGCGATCCTCAGGCCGCTCGCTCGGATCTCGATGCCGTCACCCGGGAGCTGGTGCGAGACATCCGCGGTGCGGCACCGAGCTTTGGGATCTACATCAACTGCGCTGGCCGCGGCTCGAAGCTGTATGGCCAGTATGACGTCGACACCCGCATCCTCCGCCAGCGCTTTGGCGAGATGCCCATCGCCGGCATGGCCTCCGCATTCGAGGTCGGTCCCCATGCGGGGCGCCCGGCGCTGCAGCTCTTCACCGGCGTGCTAGGGCTGTTTACCGCGCCTTCCTGAGCCGCCTGTTCCTACCTCAGCTGCCCTGTTCCTCCTCAGCCGCCCCTTTTTCCTCCCGGAATCGCATGCCTACCCAAGCTTTGATGCGCGGCCCCAAGAAGCGGCCTCTCGGTATCGCGGACGCTGCGCTCGCGGCCATCGTCGTGATGGTCGTGGGATTGATGATCGTCCCGCTGCCCACTTGGCTGCTGGATCTGCTGATCGCGACCAATCTGGCGACCTCCGTGGCGCTGCTCTTGGTCACGCTGTACGTGAGCGACGCCCTCAAAATCGCCTCGTTTCCCACGATTCTGCTGATCACGACGCTGGTGCGTCTGGCGTTGAACGTGTCGTCCACTCGGCTGATTCTGCTGCAGGCCAATGCTGGAGAGGTGATCCAAGCCTTCGGCCAGTTCGTGGTGCGCGGGAACTACGTGGTCGGCGGGGTCATCTTCCTGATCTTGGCGATCATCCAGTTCGTGGTGATCGCCAAGGGTGCCGAGCGCGTCGCCGAGGTCGGCGCGCGTTTCACCTTGGACGCCATGCCCGGCAAGCAGATGGCCATCGACGCAGAGCTGCGGAGCGGCGCCATCGACTCCGTGGAGGCACGCCGGCGACGCCGCGAACTGGGTCGCGAGAGCCAGTTCTACGGCGCCATGGACGGCGCGATGAAGTTCGTGAAGGGCGACACCATCGCTGGCTTCTTGATCACCCTGGTGAACATCCTCGGGGGCCTGGCCATCGGTGTGGGCCAGAAGGACATGGAAGCCGTGGGCGCGCTCAAGCGCTACGGTCTGCTCACCATCGGTGACGGCCTGGTGAGCCAGATCCCGAGTCTGGTGATCGCCGTTTCCGCGGGGGTACTCGTGACTCGCGTCGCCAGCGAGGAGGCTGGCACCCCACTAGGTGAAGAGCTGTCCTCTCAGCTGCTGGGCGCGCCGAAGGCGCTGCGGGTCGCCGCGATCTTCGTGGGCGTCCTCGCGATCATCCCAGGGTTACCCGCCGTGCCCTTCCTGATCATCGGCGGGCTGCTGTTCGTGGCGTCCCGCGCCCGCGCGCGGCAGCTGCGGGAGGTGGAAGAGCAGGCGGCGCGCGAGCCGATTCAGCAACGCACCGCAGACCGTGGTGGCCCACGTTTCGTTCCCGTGGTGATCCCCTGGGCCATGGAGCTGTCTCGGGATCTGGAGTCGCTGCTCGACGACGACATTCGCGGAGATGAGCTGCGGCGCGCCGGGATCCGCTCCGCAGGGGCCGCAGTGCGCGAAGTGCTGTTCCGCGATCTGGGTGTTCCCCTCCCCCCCTGCAAGATCACCTTCTCCGACGAGCTACCCGAGCGACACGTGGTCTTCAGCATTCACGAAGTGCCGGCGAGCGTGTTTGCGCTGCCCACGGATCTGACGGACGCAGAGGTCGCCGAGCGACTCGTCGAAGAGGCAGCGTTGGTGCTTCGCGATCGCAGCGCGGACTTCCTCGGCATCGCCGAAGTCCAGATGCTGCTCGACCAACTGGAACAAGTCGCGCCCGCGACAGTGCGCCAGGTAGTGCCCAAGCCAGTGAGCCTGCCGCTGCTCACCGATGTGCTTCGCCGCTTGCTCGAAGAGGGCGTGAGCATTCGCGATCTGAAGGGCGTGCTCGAAGCGCTGAGCCAAGTCGCAAACACCGACAAGGATCCGCTAAACCTCACGGAGTTCGTGCGCTCTCAGATGCGGCGCACGCTGACTCACGAGCTCACTCAAGGCGCCCCGGAGCTCGGTGTGCACGTGCTGGATCCCCAAATCGAGGAGTCCGTGCGTTCGTCCATTCAGCGCACCAGCGCTGGCGCCTTCCTCACGCTTTCCCCCGCAGCAGGCCGAGACATCGTGACGGCGATACGCCGTGCGGTGCGCGGCGCCGCGCCGCCTGGCGAACACGTGGTGATCCTCACCCAGCCCGACATCCGTCGCTTCGTGCGCAAGCTGGTCGAGACGGATCTCCCTGAAGCGCGCGTCGTCAGTTACGCCGAGCTGCTGCCCGAGGTGCGACTCGAGACGTTGTCCCGCGCAAGCCTCGCGGGACTGTGATGCGCGGCTGATCCTCGCGGATCACATGCCGCGCTGGCCGCGCTGCATTTGCATCTTGCGCGGCACCTTGCCCGACTGCTCCAAGAGCTTCTTCGCCTCTTTCTGCAGCAGCGGATGCGACTTCTTCTCGAGGAAGCTCGCCAGCAGACGGAAGTCTTGATCCAGCAATTTGCGCAGCTCGCGGCGCATCGGCTTGAGCTTGTTCGTGTGAGCAAAGGCGTACGCACGGGCGCGGTGGAGCTGAGGCGCGACCGGTTCGAGCTCTTCGTCGGCCACGTCGAAGAGGTCCAAGGTGTCGACCGCCTTCTGCGCGGCGCCAGTGCGGGCCCAAGCTTCGCTCACCACCGCGCCGATCATCGCGCGGCTCTTCACGTCTTGATGGCGACTCAAGTCGACGCCGTCAGCGAGCTCACGGGCGCGTTGAGGCTGACCCAGCATCAGGTGGATCATCGCGCGTTGAGCGCGCGCTTCATCTGCGATGGGCGCCATCACCTTGCCGAGATCAATCTGCTCGAGGGTCACTAGCGCGGCTTTCGGATCCTCCTGCATTTGCAGTTGGGCCTTGGCGAAGATGGCTGCGGGATCCTTCTTCTTGAACTGGGTCTCGAGCTTCTCCATCGCGGCGGCGCGGCCCTCGGCGTCTTCAGCACCGGCCAGGATGCTCGCCACGCCCTTCGCCTTCTTCGCTTGGTTCAGCGCCCAGAGCACCATGCCGACGATAGCCAGCGTGACCACACCGGGGATCACCAGCGCAACCGTGATGGTCGTCTTGCTGGTGGAGAACCCAGCCACCAAGATGCCGATCGCCCACACACCCACCACGGGGATCGCGAGGCGCCCAAACATCTTCTTCAGGTTCTCGGCGCTCAGCGGATCCGGCGCCTCAGCGCGCTTGACCGCAGGCGGTTCCTTCAGCTGCTTCTTGAGCGCCTTGCCGCTGGATGTCTTTCCGACTCGCTGGAGCTTTCGAGCTTCCTTTGCCACGCGCGGGGCATAGCCCCAAGGGCTCGGCGACGCCAGGCATTCCGGAGCCAGCGTTCAGCAGCCTGCAGCAGTTTTCCCGGGGTTTGGGGGTTAGGCGCCCTGCTCTTCGCCTCCCCCGCCCTCAGGCGCCGCGGGTGGCGGGCGCCGCATGGCCGACGGGAAGAGACTGTCTGGAGCGGCGTCCGGCAGCGACTCGAAGCGGAAGTGCTGGAAGATCGACTGCGCAATGGACAGCACCGGGACGGCGAATAGCGCGCCCCACAGTCCGAAGAAGTGCTCCCCGATGATCAACGCCAGCACCACCAGCACCGGATGAATCTTGGCGGCTACGCCGATGATCTTCGGGTTCAACAAGTTCGCTTCGACCTGATGAATGCCGATGATCCAGCTCAACACCCAGAGCGCCGTCCAGAAGTCCTGGGTGAGCCCGATCAGTACCGCGGGGATCGTGCTGAGAATCGAGCCGAAGATCGGGATCAAGCTCATGATCGCCGCGATCAGCGCCAAAATAGGCCAATACTTCAGGTCGAAGATCCAAAAACCGATCGCTGAGAGCACGCCGTTCACGGCGCAAATGATCAACTGCCCACGCACCACCCCGGAGAGGCCGCGATCGATGCGCGCGATCAGCCGGTCAAAGCTCGGGCGAGCACGCGGCGGCGGCAGCGAGCGGAAGAACCCGACGATGTCTTCGCGGGTCAGCATCAGGTAGGCCGCGATCATCAGGGTCATGAACAGCAGGAATATCCCGCGGGAAATTCGACTGACTATGACCTGACCCACGCGAATCAGGTCGATCGCGTTGCGCTTGACGTACTCGACGGTCTGGTCGACGCCCTGGCTGAGCAGCTGATTGACGCTGAACTTTGCGCCTGGCTCCGGGCGTGGCTGCACCCGCCAGTGCTTCGGCCCGTCCTGCACGATGTCCACGCCGCCGTGGATGATCACGTGGTAGCCGCCGCCTGGCTGTTCCTTGATCTCGAACGCGGGCTCGTGCTCCTTGTGCTTGTCCGGCGGCGCCTCCTTGGCGCCAGTGTCCAGGCGGTCGAGGAACGCCTGCACGCGGCTCTCCGCCACAGGGCCCCACTTCACCGCGAGGTTCCTGGCCATCGCTGGCGTTTCCCGTGACAGCGACAACGCCTCCTGAAACACCCGCGGGAACACCAGCGCCCCGAAGCCGTACGCCCCGCCGAACACCGTCAGGTACACCAGAATCACCGCCAGTGCCCTGGGGATACGCCGGCGCTCGCACATCGCTACCAGCGGCGTGAGCACATAGGCCAAGATCAGCGCGACAATGAACGGGAGCAGCACCTCCCGAGTAGCGATGAGCAGCGCCGTCACCAGGACGCCGCTCACGATCAGGAAAACCACCCGGGTGCGATTCCAACCCGGCCGCGAATCCCGCGAAGGGAAGTTGCCACTCGACGTATCGTTCATAAGGCGCTCGCAGCCCGGCTGCTCCTTCGGGTGCTACACGCTCTCTTGAGCCCAGTCGAGCCGCTTCGGCAAAAGCGCTGGTTGGTGCGGTGATCTACTTTCCCAGCTTCGCGATTACGCTATTCGCTCCGCCGCCGGACACTGCCCCGGTACCCACGTCCACGCTGGCAGACGTGGTGGAGATAGCCACGTAGAGCTCACCCGACTCACTCAGGACTGCGGATCGAGTGGCACCACTCGGACCGCCGAGTTGGCGATGCCACAGCAAGGATGACGATGCGTCGAGGCGGGCGACGAACGGGGCGTTGCTCTGTACAGAGCCACCTAACGCCACGGTGCCCTGTGTACGACCGAAAGCAACCATCTGGCCGTTCTCCAGCGCGTCAAGGCCATAGCCAACGATGCCGATCAGCGTCAGCCCCCAATCACTACGATACGTCTGCTGGAACCCTGCGGTGCGTGGGGTCAACCGCAGCGCGAAGCTCTGTGTCGTCGGGCCGCTAGCATCGAAATCAACCGTGACGCCGCCCACGTCAGACTGAAAGGTCTGAGTGAACGCTCCAACGACAATTGCCCCACCCGCAGCGTCGGTTGCTACCGCCGACGGCATCGCGTTGCCCTTCTGCCCCCACCGCAGGGCCCGCCGATACTCCCCGGCAGGCCCGAACAGCACCGTGAAGGCGTTTTGGAAGCCGGCGGGAAAAGTATCCTCAGCGCCTGCTCCGAGATCGCTTGGGCCTACCACGGAGCCGACAACAACCGCGTCTCCGTCCGAACCAATCGAGATATCCGTTGCGACATCATCGCCGGCCCCACCGAGCGCCTTCATCCAAGAAGCTGCGCCAGCGTTGGTGAACGCCGCGACAAACCCGTCGGTAGCTTGCGCGGTGTAGCTTCCGATCCCCAAGTCGACACTGCCTTGAAAGCTGCCAACCACGCTGACCCCTGCCGCGCCAGCCGCGATGCCGCGGGGATACATTTCACTAGGCAGCTCGATCGACCAATTCTCGCTTCCCGTCGCGGTCAATTGAACCAGATGGAACGTTGCTGAGGGCGGCAGCGTCCAGCTTTGAACAAGGAGGAAGATCTCTCCCGCAGGTCCGACCGCCACGTCCACGATTTCGTCGTTCGTCGCGTCTCCCCATTGCACGGCCCAACGCGGCTCACCATCGTCACCAAGCTTCCCTACGAACCCGTCGACGAGTCCTTTGTTGATAAGCGAACTCGCCCCGAACGACATGTCCCCAGTAAAGCTGCCAACCGCCAGCAAGCCGTCGGATTGATCAAGTGCGAGACGGTTGACTTCGATCCCAACAAGCGAGCGCGCCCAGACCCCACACTCGAACCCATCACAATTCTCGTCGGTCTCGCTGGCCGCACAGTCCTCGACGCCAGGAAGCACCTCGCCCACACACGCGCCGTATCCGCTTCCCTGAGAGTCGCAGGTTTGTTTCCCCGCGGCACAGCGCCCGGTTCCCTCGGTGTTCGCTGGGCCGGAATAGCAGTCCGCCTTGGTGTTCGGCTCGCAAGCCAGCGTGCCGCCGGTCCCGCCGCTGCCGCCAACACCCGCGTCGCCTCCTGAGCTTCCACCGGCCCCAACGCCGCTCGTAGCGCCGGTGCCAGCGTCCGCGCCGCTTCCACCGCCCCCGAGCCCGGAAACTCCCGCAGAACCGCCTTCACCCGCCGCGCCACCCGCCCCAACGGTAGGTCGAAACTCGTCCAGTCCCAACACTTTGGAGCACGAAACAAGCTGGAGCGCGGCGACGCCAAGTCCAAGCAGGAAGCGACGCTGGCCGATCATCGGGACGATGCTGGCGCGGATCGTGGGGCCTGGCAACGAAAGACCTTGGGGAATCACCCATGGAACGAGAAAGGCCCACCCGGATCGCTCCCGGTGGGCCTGCTCGCGACGCTATGTTGGAATCACTGGCAGGCGGTACCGCAAGCTCCAGCGTCGGTGCTACCGAACAGACAATCGACTAGTGGGTTGTAGTCCGGGATGCCGGACGGATGAGCCGTGCCGCAGTTGTCCGTGCAGGTCTGGTCCGAGCAACCGTTCACACAGGACACCAGCGCAACGCATTCCGCGTTCGCGTCGCACGCGTCAGACTCGGCGCTGCAGCAACCCACGGAAGCGTTGTTGATGCAATTGCCACAAGCGTTGGCCCCAGAGAACTCCGTGCCGCCGTCAGTGCACGACCATGACCAATTTGCCTGCTGGATTGTCAGGCACTGCCCGCCGGACACTGGGGTGCTGCGGAAAGTCACGGGATCGATCGTGACTTCGACCAGCGTAACGTTGGTAAAGCTGCCAACGGAACCATCAGCCGACAGCAAGTTCATGCTT
Coding sequences within it:
- a CDS encoding FHIPEP family type III secretion protein; the protein is MRGPKKRPLGIADAALAAIVVMVVGLMIVPLPTWLLDLLIATNLATSVALLLVTLYVSDALKIASFPTILLITTLVRLALNVSSTRLILLQANAGEVIQAFGQFVVRGNYVVGGVIFLILAIIQFVVIAKGAERVAEVGARFTLDAMPGKQMAIDAELRSGAIDSVEARRRRRELGRESQFYGAMDGAMKFVKGDTIAGFLITLVNILGGLAIGVGQKDMEAVGALKRYGLLTIGDGLVSQIPSLVIAVSAGVLVTRVASEEAGTPLGEELSSQLLGAPKALRVAAIFVGVLAIIPGLPAVPFLIIGGLLFVASRARARQLREVEEQAAREPIQQRTADRGGPRFVPVVIPWAMELSRDLESLLDDDIRGDELRRAGIRSAGAAVREVLFRDLGVPLPPCKITFSDELPERHVVFSIHEVPASVFALPTDLTDAEVAERLVEEAALVLRDRSADFLGIAEVQMLLDQLEQVAPATVRQVVPKPVSLPLLTDVLRRLLEEGVSIRDLKGVLEALSQVANTDKDPLNLTEFVRSQMRRTLTHELTQGAPELGVHVLDPQIEESVRSSIQRTSAGAFLTLSPAAGRDIVTAIRRAVRGAAPPGEHVVILTQPDIRRFVRKLVETDLPEARVVSYAELLPEVRLETLSRASLAGL
- a CDS encoding FIST C-terminal domain-containing protein, encoding MKAASFVVEAHSAAKVVKALESCVERLRGPHWPSPAGTEPLENSSKGAALVFVCGQLAQVLPELAEGIAAAKLGIPVLIAAGTAVLTQAGEVEDQSAASGLVWTGGRAEPVCVDSRSPEDLGETLSRMIQDRTAKTAPTVLLFPRSEGFSPEALSPLYESRGTPHVFGGGTIGPHGAYLVPAHGAPTTGSACLLFLRGISPPQLRTSPACRLLTPLRPVTEVRGPMVLEIDGEPALDVLSEAGQELGEERLMFVALAPEEGGAPTLGGRADVILRGVQGVDPVRRGILVSDEVREGMRLGLAVRDPQAARSDLDAVTRELVRDIRGAAPSFGIYINCAGRGSKLYGQYDVDTRILRQRFGEMPIAGMASAFEVGPHAGRPALQLFTGVLGLFTAPS
- a CDS encoding AI-2E family transporter codes for the protein MVFLIVSGVLVTALLIATREVLLPFIVALILAYVLTPLVAMCERRRIPRALAVILVYLTVFGGAYGFGALVFPRVFQEALSLSRETPAMARNLAVKWGPVAESRVQAFLDRLDTGAKEAPPDKHKEHEPAFEIKEQPGGGYHVIIHGGVDIVQDGPKHWRVQPRPEPGAKFSVNQLLSQGVDQTVEYVKRNAIDLIRVGQVIVSRISRGIFLLFMTLMIAAYLMLTREDIVGFFRSLPPPRARPSFDRLIARIDRGLSGVVRGQLIICAVNGVLSAIGFWIFDLKYWPILALIAAIMSLIPIFGSILSTIPAVLIGLTQDFWTALWVLSWIIGIHQVEANLLNPKIIGVAAKIHPVLVVLALIIGEHFFGLWGALFAVPVLSIAQSIFQHFRFESLPDAAPDSLFPSAMRRPPPAAPEGGGGEEQGA
- a CDS encoding serine/threonine-protein phosphatase — encoded protein: MSEPSDPLMLLSYGATDVGRRREINEDAYMRDDQLGLWVVADGMGGHAAGEVASQEAIDTVYGMVKRGKAELRPHEVPDERTLAAASRLLEGAVQAATYMVYAIGEMDKGKSGMGTTITAMMSLNGFVVTAQVGDSRIYQIRDTQVTQLTEDHTLVAWQIKQGFITAEEAKHSRHKNVITRAVGNRDYVQVDTGVIELQLGDQYLLCSDGLHGYLRTEEIPALAASGGQESVQRFIDLANARGGKDNITAILVEVS